From the genome of Colwellia psychrerythraea 34H, one region includes:
- a CDS encoding ribose-phosphate pyrophosphokinase: MPDMKIFAGNATPELAKKIANRLYMPLGDAKVGSFSDGEISVEINENVRGADVFIIQSTCAPTNNNLMELIVMIDALRRASAGRITAVIPYFGYARQDRRVRSARVPITAKVVADFLSSVGVDRVLTVDLHAEQIQGFFDVPVDNAFGTPILLDDMQNRELDNPVVVSPDIGGVVRARAVAKLLDDADLAIIDKRRPKANVAQVMHIIGEVEGRDCIIVDDMIDTGGTLAKAAEALKEHGAKRVIAYATHPVLSGNAAQNLRESVIDEVVVTDSIPLSDEIKALKMVRQLTLSGMLSEAIRRVSNEESISAMFD; the protein is encoded by the coding sequence GTGCCTGACATGAAGATTTTTGCGGGTAATGCCACCCCTGAACTGGCCAAGAAAATTGCTAATCGCCTATATATGCCTCTAGGTGATGCTAAAGTCGGTAGTTTTAGTGATGGTGAAATTAGTGTTGAAATAAATGAAAACGTCCGTGGTGCTGATGTTTTTATTATTCAATCAACCTGTGCTCCAACCAACAATAACTTAATGGAATTAATTGTAATGATAGACGCTTTGCGTCGTGCCTCTGCTGGCCGTATCACTGCTGTAATCCCTTATTTTGGTTATGCTCGCCAAGACAGACGCGTACGTAGTGCTCGTGTACCTATTACTGCGAAAGTAGTTGCTGACTTCTTATCAAGTGTTGGTGTTGACCGTGTATTAACTGTTGACTTACACGCAGAGCAAATTCAAGGTTTCTTTGATGTGCCTGTTGATAATGCGTTTGGTACACCTATCTTATTAGATGATATGCAAAATCGTGAGTTAGACAACCCTGTTGTTGTTTCTCCTGATATCGGTGGTGTAGTTCGTGCTCGTGCTGTAGCTAAGTTACTTGATGATGCTGATTTAGCCATTATCGATAAACGTCGCCCTAAAGCGAACGTTGCACAAGTTATGCATATTATTGGTGAAGTTGAAGGCCGTGACTGTATTATCGTAGATGATATGATTGATACTGGTGGCACTTTAGCTAAAGCAGCAGAAGCATTAAAAGAACATGGCGCAAAACGTGTTATTGCTTATGCTACTCACCCAGTACTATCAGGTAATGCAGCACAAAACCTTAGAGAATCTGTTATTGATGAAGTTGTTGTTACTGACTCAATACCTCTTTCTGATGAAATTAAAGCACTTAAAATGGTTCGTCAATTAACATTAAGTGGCATGTTAAGTGAAGCGATTCGTCGTGTAAGCAATGAAGAATCTATTTCTGCAATGTTTGACTAA
- a CDS encoding 50S ribosomal protein L25/general stress protein Ctc encodes MTDLLTLEAEVRTDLGKGASRRLRHANKVPAILYGENEEPISLTLEHKNVFRAQQEEAFYSQVLTLNIAGKPVECLIKDMQRHPFKQVVMHLDFLRIDAKHAVHANAPIHFLNEDEAAKTGANISHHMNEIAITCLPKDLPEFISIDLAGLELGQTIHLSDVTFPAGVTSDELAKGEDHDLAVVSANAPKAAKVSTDDEAAAPAEEAPAAE; translated from the coding sequence ATGACTGATTTATTAACATTAGAAGCTGAAGTACGTACTGATTTAGGGAAAGGTGCGAGCCGCCGCCTACGTCACGCGAACAAAGTTCCTGCTATCCTTTACGGTGAAAATGAAGAACCTATTTCTTTAACTTTAGAGCACAAAAACGTTTTCCGTGCTCAACAAGAAGAAGCGTTCTACTCGCAAGTATTAACATTGAACATCGCTGGCAAGCCAGTTGAATGTCTAATTAAAGACATGCAACGTCATCCGTTCAAGCAAGTTGTAATGCACTTAGATTTCTTACGCATTGATGCAAAGCATGCTGTTCATGCAAACGCTCCTATTCACTTCTTAAACGAAGATGAAGCGGCTAAAACTGGTGCGAACATTTCTCACCACATGAATGAAATCGCTATCACTTGTTTACCAAAAGACTTACCTGAGTTCATCTCAATTGACTTAGCTGGTTTAGAACTTGGTCAAACTATCCATTTATCAGACGTTACCTTCCCTGCAGGCGTTACTTCTGATGAATTGGCTAAAGGCGAAGATCACGATCTAGCTGTTGTTTCTGCTAATGCACCGAAAGCTGCAAAAGTAAGCACTGACGATGAAGCTGCTGCTCCAGCAGAAGAAGCTCCAGCTGCTGAATAA
- the pth gene encoding aminoacyl-tRNA hydrolase yields the protein MTIKLIAGLGNPGPEYSKTRHNAGVWFVEELARSHNISLRPEKKYSGLYGKGLIAGNLVHLLIPTTFMNRSGQAVAPLANFYKISVDEILVAHDELDMLPGVCKIKKGGGHGGHNGLRDIIDRMANNKDFYRLRIGIDHPGHRDKVTGHVLGKAPSAEQAKIEQAIDEASRCLDIWLKDDLKKAQNRLHSFKAE from the coding sequence ATGACTATTAAACTAATTGCGGGGCTGGGAAATCCTGGCCCCGAATATAGCAAAACACGCCACAATGCAGGTGTTTGGTTCGTAGAAGAACTAGCACGTAGCCATAACATTTCCCTTCGTCCCGAAAAAAAATACTCTGGCCTTTACGGTAAAGGGTTAATTGCGGGAAACCTTGTTCACTTATTAATCCCCACTACATTTATGAACCGTAGCGGTCAAGCAGTTGCACCTCTAGCTAATTTTTATAAAATATCGGTCGATGAAATTTTAGTTGCCCATGATGAATTAGACATGTTGCCTGGTGTTTGTAAGATTAAAAAAGGCGGTGGGCACGGCGGACACAATGGCTTGCGCGATATTATTGATCGCATGGCTAACAATAAAGATTTTTACCGGTTACGTATTGGTATTGACCATCCGGGTCATCGCGATAAAGTAACGGGTCATGTACTGGGTAAAGCGCCGAGTGCAGAACAAGCAAAAATTGAACAAGCAATCGACGAAGCCAGTCGATGTTTAGATATTTGGCTAAAAGACGACTTAAAGAAAGCGCAAAATCGCTTACACTCTTTTAAAGCCGAGTAA
- the ychF gene encoding redox-regulated ATPase YchF: MGFKCGIVGLPNVGKSTLFNALTKAGIDAANFPFCTIEPNTGVVPVPDPRLDKLTAIVKPERVLATTMEFVDIAGLVAGASKGEGLGNKFLANIRETDAIGHVVRCFDNDNIIHVANKVSPVDDIDVINTELALSDMDTAERAIFRLAKKAKGGDKDAKFEMPVLEKILKHVEEGHMVRSLELSKEEKAAVDYLNFLTLKPTMYIANVNDDGFENNPYLDEVQKIADAEGAIVVAVCAEIESELSEMDDEDRVEFMADLGLEEPGLNRVINAGYSLLHLQTYFTAGVKEVRAWTVKQNATAPQAAGVIHTDFEKGFIRAEIISYDDFIEFNGESGAKEAGKWRLEGKEYRVKDGDVIHFRFNV, translated from the coding sequence ATGGGTTTTAAATGTGGTATCGTTGGCTTGCCTAACGTCGGTAAATCAACACTATTCAATGCACTTACCAAAGCAGGTATTGATGCGGCAAACTTCCCTTTTTGTACTATTGAGCCAAATACTGGCGTAGTACCAGTACCAGATCCTCGCTTAGATAAATTAACAGCCATAGTAAAACCTGAGCGTGTATTAGCCACAACAATGGAATTTGTAGATATCGCAGGTCTTGTTGCTGGAGCATCAAAAGGTGAAGGTTTAGGTAATAAGTTTTTAGCTAACATTCGTGAAACCGATGCCATTGGCCATGTTGTACGTTGTTTTGATAATGACAACATTATCCATGTTGCTAATAAAGTAAGTCCTGTTGATGATATCGATGTGATCAATACTGAATTAGCTTTATCTGATATGGACACAGCGGAACGTGCTATTTTTCGTTTAGCCAAAAAAGCTAAAGGTGGAGATAAAGACGCTAAATTTGAAATGCCGGTATTAGAGAAAATATTAAAGCATGTTGAAGAAGGCCACATGGTACGTTCTTTAGAGTTATCTAAAGAAGAAAAAGCAGCCGTCGATTACTTAAACTTTTTGACACTAAAACCAACAATGTATATAGCTAATGTCAACGATGATGGTTTTGAAAATAATCCTTATCTTGATGAAGTACAAAAAATAGCGGATGCAGAAGGTGCTATCGTTGTTGCTGTTTGTGCTGAGATTGAAAGTGAGTTGTCTGAAATGGATGACGAAGACCGTGTTGAATTTATGGCTGATTTGGGTTTAGAAGAACCAGGACTTAATCGTGTTATAAATGCCGGTTATTCTTTACTACACTTGCAAACTTATTTTACTGCCGGCGTTAAAGAAGTACGCGCGTGGACAGTAAAACAAAATGCTACCGCACCTCAAGCAGCAGGTGTTATTCACACTGATTTTGAAAAAGGTTTCATTCGTGCCGAAATTATTAGCTACGATGACTTTATTGAATTTAATGGTGAGTCGGGTGCTAAAGAAGCTGGCAAGTGGCGCTTAGAAGGTAAAGAGTATCGTGTAAAAGATGGCGATGTAATCCACTTCCGCTTTAATGTCTAA
- a CDS encoding FAD-dependent oxidoreductase, which translates to MEHFDCVVIGGGMVGAASALTLAQLGLKVALVEKFTPQAFSAEQPLDLRVSAISLASQNLLNQVGAWQQVKQWRSCPYKRLGVWEYESAYTEFNADDIEQSHLGHIVENRLIQLALWQQVTAMSNIHTYCPESLLSLNQDDDSGNNRATLTLTNSVVTAKLVIGADGAQSKVRQMSAIGMTGWDYQQSAMLINVETSMCQQDITWQKFSPTGPVAFLPLPGQSPLGGYASLVWYHQRDEITRLASLSNSQLQQEVLKCFPAQLGDIKVLAKGDFSLTRRHANTYQHKRVLLLGDAAHTINPMAGQGVNLGFKDVLALQHVIAEAIGNGEAWHDEAVLVRYEKMRRKDNLLMMSTMDALYAGFSHPSPLIKAARNLALLAVNKVPVLNSTIKNKALAYACGL; encoded by the coding sequence ATGGAACATTTTGATTGTGTGGTTATTGGCGGTGGTATGGTTGGTGCAGCAAGTGCATTGACCTTAGCGCAACTTGGTTTAAAGGTTGCTTTGGTGGAGAAATTCACGCCCCAAGCTTTCAGTGCTGAGCAACCTCTTGATTTACGTGTATCAGCGATTTCTTTAGCTTCACAAAACTTACTCAATCAAGTTGGCGCATGGCAACAAGTTAAACAATGGCGCAGTTGTCCTTACAAACGTTTAGGTGTTTGGGAGTATGAAAGTGCTTATACTGAATTTAACGCTGACGACATTGAGCAGTCACATCTAGGACATATCGTAGAAAACCGTTTGATTCAACTCGCGCTATGGCAACAAGTTACTGCTATGAGTAATATTCACACATACTGCCCAGAAAGCTTACTCTCCCTAAACCAAGATGATGACTCCGGCAATAACAGAGCAACACTAACACTAACTAATAGCGTGGTAACGGCAAAGCTAGTTATTGGCGCTGATGGCGCTCAATCAAAAGTAAGGCAAATGTCTGCTATTGGCATGACAGGCTGGGACTATCAACAGTCAGCCATGTTGATTAATGTTGAAACGTCAATGTGCCAACAAGACATTACCTGGCAGAAATTTTCACCTACAGGGCCAGTAGCCTTTTTACCATTGCCAGGACAAAGTCCATTAGGTGGTTATGCCTCTTTAGTTTGGTATCACCAACGAGATGAAATAACCCGCTTAGCTTCGTTATCAAATAGCCAACTGCAACAAGAAGTACTTAAATGCTTTCCTGCACAATTGGGTGATATCAAGGTGCTGGCCAAAGGTGACTTTTCATTAACACGTAGACACGCTAATACCTATCAGCATAAGCGAGTTTTGTTATTAGGTGATGCAGCTCATACTATCAATCCAATGGCCGGGCAGGGGGTAAATTTAGGCTTTAAAGATGTACTGGCCTTGCAGCATGTTATCGCGGAAGCGATTGGCAATGGTGAAGCATGGCATGATGAGGCTGTGTTAGTTCGTTATGAAAAAATGAGACGCAAAGATAACTTACTTATGATGTCTACTATGGATGCTTTATATGCTGGTTTTAGTCATCCTTCACCACTTATTAAAGCTGCCCGTAATTTAGCCTTGTTAGCGGTTAACAAAGTACCTGTTCTAAACTCGACTATAAAAAACAAAGCATTGGCTTATGCGTGTGGTTTATAG